The Longimicrobium terrae genome includes a region encoding these proteins:
- a CDS encoding peroxiredoxin family protein codes for MAKRRGWVFPGAVAGVLAILVALAWTNRDRILPPDVGKAAPGFSATDMSGRPVSLNDLRGQVVLLNVWATWCGPCRDEMPSMERLHKQLGPQGLRIIAVSVDAPPAGSKELTAFARDLGLSFTIWHDPSGEIQRTYRTTGVPESFILDRDGVIQKKVIGATEWDGGANTDLLRRLLAERPGA; via the coding sequence ATGGCGAAGCGGCGGGGATGGGTGTTTCCGGGAGCGGTCGCGGGGGTGCTCGCGATCCTCGTGGCACTGGCATGGACCAACCGCGACCGCATTCTTCCGCCGGACGTGGGCAAGGCCGCGCCCGGATTTTCGGCGACGGACATGAGCGGCCGGCCGGTCTCGCTGAACGATCTGCGCGGGCAGGTGGTGCTGCTGAATGTGTGGGCCACGTGGTGCGGGCCCTGCCGCGACGAAATGCCGTCCATGGAGCGCCTGCACAAGCAGCTCGGCCCGCAGGGGCTGCGCATCATCGCCGTCAGCGTCGACGCGCCGCCGGCGGGATCGAAGGAGCTCACCGCGTTCGCGCGCGACCTGGGGCTGTCGTTCACCATCTGGCACGATCCGTCGGGCGAGATCCAGCGCACCTACCGCACGACCGGGGTTCCGGAGTCGTTCATTCTGGACCGCGACGGGGTGATCCAGAAAAAGGTGATCGGCGCGACGGAGTGGGACGGCGGCGCCAACACCGACCTGCTGCGCCGCCTGCTCGCGGAGCGGCCGGGTGCGTAG
- a CDS encoding YbbR-like domain-containing protein — protein sequence MRRVTLRSLTRNWPLKLAALALSVLVWAVVSAEQVTTQWIPVRVDPVVRDPQFVLTGSPEPQEVRVQFTGPGRELWELALDRPVLVLPIRQVGEGRTFALDPAMVRIPQGLSVNARDVRPSVIALGLQRLASRVVPIHARISGRSLQRYVIGDSLTIIPAEVRVTGRADQVAALNVLSTIAFEIVPDDSTFTREIALDTAALDGLSLSRARVRVSGTVDRRATRAVSPVTVYVPDGLVAAPAQVEVRLSGAERALAGVDPARLRAVVVRDSLPAVIPPGGVEARLLIEGAPAGAAVTANPARVRVFEPAAAPSASPASPATMDSAAGARP from the coding sequence GTGCGTAGGGTGACCCTGCGCTCCCTCACCCGCAACTGGCCTCTCAAGCTGGCCGCCCTCGCCCTGTCCGTTCTGGTGTGGGCCGTGGTCAGTGCCGAGCAGGTGACCACGCAGTGGATTCCCGTCCGCGTGGACCCCGTCGTGCGCGACCCGCAGTTCGTCCTGACCGGCTCGCCGGAGCCGCAGGAGGTGCGGGTGCAGTTCACCGGGCCCGGGCGGGAGCTGTGGGAGCTGGCGCTGGACCGTCCGGTGCTGGTGCTTCCCATCCGCCAGGTGGGCGAGGGGCGCACCTTTGCGCTGGATCCGGCGATGGTGCGCATTCCCCAAGGATTGTCCGTCAACGCGCGCGACGTGCGGCCCTCGGTGATCGCGCTGGGCTTGCAGCGGCTGGCCAGCCGCGTGGTTCCCATCCACGCGCGCATCAGCGGGCGATCGCTGCAGCGGTACGTGATCGGCGATTCGCTCACCATCATCCCCGCCGAGGTGCGGGTGACCGGGCGCGCAGACCAGGTGGCGGCGCTGAACGTGCTTTCCACGATCGCGTTCGAGATCGTGCCGGACGATTCCACCTTCACCCGCGAGATCGCGCTGGACACGGCGGCGCTGGACGGGCTGAGCCTGTCGCGCGCGCGGGTCCGGGTGAGCGGGACGGTGGACCGGCGCGCCACCCGCGCGGTGAGCCCGGTGACGGTGTACGTGCCGGACGGCCTGGTCGCCGCGCCCGCCCAGGTGGAGGTGCGGCTGAGCGGCGCGGAGCGGGCACTGGCGGGGGTGGATCCGGCCCGGCTGCGCGCCGTGGTCGTGCGGGACTCGCTCCCCGCGGTGATTCCGCCGGGCGGGGTAGAGGCGCGTCTGTTGATCGAGGGCGCCCCGGCCGGCGCGGCGGTGACCGCCAATCCGGCGCGCGTGCGGGTGTTTGAGCCGGCGGCGGCTCCTTCCGCATCGCCCGCATCGCCCGCGACGATGGACAGCGCGGCGGGAGCGCGGCCGTGA
- the tsaD gene encoding tRNA (adenosine(37)-N6)-threonylcarbamoyltransferase complex transferase subunit TsaD, whose amino-acid sequence MSEPLILGIETSCDETSAAVLRGERDLLGHVIFTQDIHTLYGGVVPELASRAHLRTVDDVVEGALREAGVTLADIDVVGVTAGPGLIGALLVGVSWGKAAAFAAGKPVVGVHHMEGHLFATHLEHPGAEPPFVGLLVSGGHTMLLWVPAWGEYRLLGATRDDAAGEAFDKAAKILGLGYPGGPSIQRAATEGDPARHPLPRPLLNRGERPGDREYYDMSFSGLKNALRLLARDLESKGTLAEETPHVAASFQAAAVDVLTAKTMRAVREMNCPRVVLGGGVANSRALREALARKLGSRGELYAPSPRLSTDNAAMIARAALFRWRRGETGGLDLNARADLPFPGLTR is encoded by the coding sequence GTGAGCGAGCCGCTGATCCTGGGGATCGAGACGTCGTGCGATGAAACCTCCGCCGCGGTGCTGCGCGGGGAGCGCGACCTGCTGGGGCACGTCATCTTTACGCAGGACATCCACACGCTGTACGGCGGCGTGGTTCCCGAACTGGCGTCGCGCGCCCACCTGCGGACGGTGGACGACGTCGTCGAAGGCGCGCTGCGCGAGGCGGGCGTGACGCTGGCGGACATCGACGTCGTTGGGGTGACGGCGGGGCCGGGGCTGATCGGGGCGCTGCTCGTCGGCGTGTCGTGGGGGAAGGCGGCGGCGTTCGCGGCGGGAAAGCCGGTCGTCGGCGTGCACCACATGGAGGGGCACCTGTTCGCCACGCACCTGGAGCACCCGGGCGCGGAGCCGCCCTTCGTGGGCCTGCTCGTGAGCGGCGGGCACACGATGCTGCTGTGGGTGCCGGCGTGGGGCGAGTACCGGCTGCTGGGCGCCACGCGGGACGACGCGGCGGGCGAGGCGTTCGACAAGGCGGCCAAGATCCTGGGGCTGGGCTACCCCGGCGGGCCGTCCATCCAGCGCGCCGCAACGGAGGGAGATCCCGCCCGTCATCCCCTCCCCCGGCCGCTGCTGAACCGCGGCGAGCGCCCGGGCGACCGCGAGTACTACGACATGTCGTTCAGCGGGCTCAAGAACGCGCTGCGGCTGCTGGCGCGCGACCTGGAGTCCAAGGGAACGCTGGCGGAGGAAACGCCGCACGTGGCCGCCTCCTTTCAAGCCGCGGCGGTGGACGTGCTGACGGCCAAGACCATGCGGGCGGTGCGGGAGATGAACTGCCCACGCGTGGTGCTGGGCGGGGGCGTGGCCAACAGCCGCGCGCTGCGCGAGGCGCTCGCTCGAAAGCTGGGATCGCGCGGCGAACTGTACGCGCCGTCGCCCCGGCTTTCTACCGACAACGCGGCGATGATCGCGCGGGCGGCGCTCTTTCGCTGGCGTCGCGGAGAGACGGGCGGGCTGGACCTGAACGCCCGCGCGGACCTGCCTTTTCCCGGGCTGACGCGGTGA
- a CDS encoding metallophosphoesterase family protein — MISLLHVSDLHFGPPFHEGVGRALQAFAHRLGPDCIVASGDFTQRAKEEQFAAARAFLNEFPKVPIVVTPGNHDVPLMRIAERVLDPYKHYRRHINEALDTITDIPGARIVALNSTAPLKATVNGRIHQWQIDYAREAFAAVTDEKTLRIIVAHHHFAPPPDFESADPMPNARRALDAFTDMRVDLILGGHLHRAYIGNSLDVYAGADREHGIVIAQSGTSTSRRGRAREREKNSLNVLRLTPTGIRVTHYMYFEDAGDFVPTSRHIFFRRGRPPLEGAGEDGAIWMDESRETNDGV, encoded by the coding sequence TTGATCTCACTTCTCCACGTATCGGACCTGCACTTCGGACCGCCCTTTCACGAAGGGGTGGGCCGCGCGCTGCAGGCGTTTGCGCACCGGCTGGGGCCGGACTGCATCGTCGCGTCGGGCGACTTCACCCAGCGCGCCAAAGAGGAACAGTTCGCGGCCGCGCGGGCGTTTCTGAACGAGTTTCCCAAGGTGCCCATCGTGGTCACGCCGGGAAACCACGACGTGCCGCTGATGCGCATCGCCGAGCGGGTGCTGGATCCGTACAAGCACTACCGGCGGCACATCAACGAGGCGCTGGATACGATTACGGACATCCCCGGCGCGCGGATCGTGGCGCTCAACAGCACGGCGCCGCTCAAGGCCACGGTCAACGGCCGCATTCACCAGTGGCAGATCGACTACGCCCGCGAGGCGTTCGCCGCGGTGACGGACGAGAAGACGCTGCGGATCATCGTGGCGCACCACCACTTTGCGCCGCCGCCGGACTTCGAGAGCGCGGACCCCATGCCCAACGCGCGGCGGGCGCTGGACGCGTTCACCGACATGCGGGTGGACCTGATCCTGGGCGGGCACCTGCACCGCGCGTACATCGGCAACTCGCTGGACGTGTACGCAGGCGCGGACCGCGAGCACGGCATCGTGATCGCGCAGAGCGGAACCAGCACCTCGCGCCGTGGGCGGGCGCGCGAGCGGGAAAAGAACTCGCTGAACGTGCTGCGGCTCACGCCCACGGGGATCCGGGTGACGCACTACATGTACTTCGAGGACGCGGGCGACTTCGTCCCCACCAGCCGGCACATCTTCTTTCGCCGCGGCAGGCCGCCGCTGGAAGGTGCGGGCGAGGATGGGGCCATCTGGATGGACGAAAGCCGGGAGACGAACGATGGAGTATGA